In Camelina sativa cultivar DH55 chromosome 17, Cs, whole genome shotgun sequence, the genomic stretch CATGTCTTTTAATTTACACCGAACGGTTAGTATTCGTAGAATTTTATGAATTTGAATACATGGTTGAAATTGATACTTGATGGTAGCAATCAAAACCACATAATGATGGTCAATTTACTTTAATataatagttttaaataaaaagatttctcAAAAGCTAAAGCTTGCGGAGCTGTCAGCACAAAGgtctaaaataaacaaaaaatttaaagaagaggaaagcAATTTTAAAACCAGTAGCAGAACTCATAAAAAGCTAAAACCACCATCTTCAAGATCGATCATATATACCTAAGAAacaaatcgaagaagaagaagagaaaatcaaattggaaaaaaatgattagaggAGGAGGAAAGTCTTCAGGTTACTCAGCAGATTTGATGGTTTGTTTCCCTTCAAGAACACATTTGTCTTTACCTTCCAAATCCATTTCTAGCCCTTCTCCTTCCTTTAACCGCCGTCAAAATGCTCCACACCACCGCCGCAGCCTCAGTAAGCTCTCAGTCAGTGGCGGTGGAGTCCGTCAGAATCGCGGTGGAGGAAGGGAGATAGCAGAAGAACCTACATCTCCGAAAGTCACGTGTGCTGGTCAGATCAAAGTGCGGCCGAGCAAAGGCGACAACGGTACCGGTGGGAGAAAGAATTGGCAGTCTTTGATGGCGGAGATGGAGAAGATACATAGAAACAAGTCGGAGAGTAAGTTGTTTGGGATCAAGAAAGATGTCATGGGCTTCTTGACTTGTCTACGTGACCTCAGCTTTGATTTCCGGTGTTTCGGTGCGTTTCCTCCTGTGGATGTGATctcagatgatgaagaagaagaagaagaagaagaggaagaggaagaggaggaagaagatgaaagctCGGGGACAGTTTTCTCGAAATGGTTTATGGTTTTACATGAGAAGCAGAACAATGAAGAGTGTGTTGACGAAAAGGAAAACGCGTTTTCGGATGTAGAAACTGCGGTTCCTCCGCCAAACGCGTTGTTGCTGATGCGGTGTAGATCTGCGCCGGTTAAGAATTGgttagaggagaagaaagtagaaacagaggaaggtggTAACATTGAAAAACAGAgcggagaaaaagaagaagagaatgatacagtgaggaagaa encodes the following:
- the LOC104756574 gene encoding uncharacterized protein LOC104756574 translates to MIRGGGKSSGYSADLMVCFPSRTHLSLPSKSISSPSPSFNRRQNAPHHRRSLSKLSVSGGGVRQNRGGGREIAEEPTSPKVTCAGQIKVRPSKGDNGTGGRKNWQSLMAEMEKIHRNKSESKLFGIKKDVMGFLTCLRDLSFDFRCFGAFPPVDVISDDEEEEEEEEEEEEEEEDESSGTVFSKWFMVLHEKQNNEECVDEKENAFSDVETAVPPPNALLLMRCRSAPVKNWLEEKKVETEEGGNIEKQSGEKEEENDTVRKKKKDLRSLMEEETKKMNLVVMDYDTNYYKLSADIAKETWVVGGIQDPLFRSRSWKK